In Sphingomonas sp. M1-B02, the sequence CGCAGCCGCAACGACAAGGTTTCCATGTCTCCGGCACTGGCCGAGGCCGCACGCGAAGTGCCGCCGATCGCCTCGACATCGTGGCGGATCCCGGTGCTGGCATCCACGGCCTCCTCGACATTGCGCGCGATGGTGCGGGTGGCGACCTCCTGTGCGGCGACCGCGGATTCGACGCCACCTGCCAGCGCGGCCATCGCCTCGATAGCGCGTTCGACCTGCGCATGGCCAAGCGCCACTTCGTCGATACCGATTCGTATCTCGTCGACGTGGCGCGCGATCCGCGCCGCCGCGGTGCCGGTTTGCGACGAGAGCAGCTTCACCTCATTGGCGACGACGGTGAACCCGCGTCCCGCTTCGCCTGCACGCGCGGCTTCGATCGTGGCGTTGAGCGCGAGCAGGTTCACCTGCCGCGCGATCTCGCCGATCAGCCCGATGACCGAATCGATCGTCTGCGCCGAGCGGAGAAGCTCGCGGGTGCGCTCGCTGCCGGCGGCGACGAGATTTGAGGCTGTCGCCGCAGCGGCCTTTGCCTCTGCACTGCTCCGGGCGATCATCCCCAGCGACCCCGCCAGATCGCGGCCACGATCGGCGATCTCGCTGATGTTCAGGCTCGTCTGCGACGCGGCGGACGCCACCGCGATGGCACGATCGCCGGTGTCTGCGGCCCGCTCTGCAGTCGCGGCGGCGCTATGCTCGATCTGCTCCGAAAGCGCCGTCATCGCCCGTGAAAGCGCAGTCACCTGCGCCTCGAAATTCTCGCTGGCGACTTCGATCCGTTCGGCGCGGGCGATGCGGGCGGCCGAGGTCGCGCGTTCGGTATCGGCGGCGATGTGCATCAGCCGGCGATTGCTTAAGATCGCGTGAAGCTGCCCGCCCCGCGTCAGGATCATCCCCTCGGATCCGTTGGACGCGCGATACTGCGCCACGATCTCGCTCGCGCGTAACGAAATCTCGGCGGTCGGACAGGCGCGGACATGCTGGCGCACGCCGTGGCCGTAACTCGGATTCTGGAGCAAGGCATGGCCGAACGGATTGAGCAGCAGCTTGCGCACATCCTTCTCGAAAATCGCGCCGATCGGCCGCTGGTCCTCGTCCACCACCGGAATCAGGCGGAGATCGATATCGGCATTGAAGCTTTCGACCGCCTGGAACAGCGAATCCTGGAGCGTCAGCCGGACGGGCGCCGCCTCGCTCCTGCTGAGCCGGATTTGCGGCGTGGACTGGGGTTCGACGGAGACGAGCGGCGCGCTTTGCATGGGCTCGGTCTAAGTGGAGACGGTAAAGAGCGAATTTACCGTTGGTTACAGTAGGAAGACAAAGCAGATTTATTTCGCGATTGCAGCAAGCCCGCCCGCGACCTAGGGCAGTGCCTGCGACAGGTGTCCCGCAAGGGATGAAAAGGGAATCCGGTTCGAACCCGGAGCTGCCCCCGCAACTGTAACCGGCGAGCCGGCGCGCCAACAAGCCACTGGAGGCATTCCGGGAAGGCGGCGCCAAGGCAGCGACCCGGGAGCCAGGAGACCTGCCGGTCGCAGTCGATTCCTTTGCGCGGGCGGGGTGCACCGGGCGAACGGGGGGAGAAACCTCCGTGTGAGCGACGCCGTACCGGGTCGCTGCGTCCGTCGAGGCGGCGGCCCTGCAAGAGGTGTCTTTGCCGGGTGTCGTTGCTGCTGCCTGCCCTTTCGAAAGCGCTGCGCACGGGGCCCGTCTTGCTGTGCCTGCTGGCGGCGGCGTGCGCCGACCAGCCGCCGCGCGGGGGCGGCATCGTCTCGACCAACCCCTGCGCCGACGCGATGCTTGTCGAATTGGTGCCGCACGATCGGATCGCGTCGATCAGCCATTATTCGGCCGATCCCGCCGCGACCTCGATCGACCTGGCGCTGGCCCGCCGCTTCCGCACCAATGCGGGGACTGCGGAGGAGATCATCGCAATGCGGCCCGATCTGGTGGTCGCGAGCGCCTTCACGTCCCCCTCGACGCGCGAGGCCTTCGCGCGGGCCGGGATGAAGACCCTGTATCTCGATTCCCCCGTGACGATCGACGCCAGCAAGAAGCAGGTCCGCGAACTCGCCGCGGCGGTGGGTGCGATCGCCGCGGGCCAGGCGATGATCGCGCGGATCGATCACGCCTTGGCAGCAACATCGCCCTCGGGGCCGCAGGTCCCTGCCCTCCTGTGGATCGGCGGCAACCTCGTCTCGGGGGGCGGCACCTTGCTGCACGAGATGATGGTCAAGGCCGGTTTCTCGGACCATGCCGCGCATTATGGGCTTCAGAATACCGGCTATCTGCCGATCGAGCATGTCCTGATCGATCCGCCGCGGGTAATGCTGGTGCCCGATGCCGCCGGGCGCGACGCCGATTCGCGCGCGGCGCAGATGCGGGCCTGGGCGATCGCGCGCAGCAATGCCAAGGTCCACCAGGCGCACTTCCCGCGCAGCCTTGCCAATTGCGGAGGACCGGTGATCGCCAAGGCCATGACGAGGCTTGCCGAAGTCCGGCGCGAGGTGGGAGAGTGATCCGCTGGTCACCCTCACCCTTCCCAACTCTATCGCGATGGGCCCCTTCCCTCTCCCGTTGGGAGAGGGAGGGAGGCGCAAAGCGCCGGAAGGGTGAGGGTGAGGGGCTGTGAACCGCCCGCTCCTCCTCACCACCCTCGCCGCCCTGGTGGCGCTCCTCTTCGCCGGCTCGCTAATGGCGGGCAAGGCGTGGGTTCCCTTTGACGCCTGGTTCTCCGCAGATCCGCGCTGGTGGATCATCGCCGAGCTGCGCCTGCCGCGCGCGATCCTGGGCCTTGCGATCGGCGCGGCGCTGGGGCTGACCGGCGCGGTGCTGCAGGGCTATCTGCGCAATCCGCTGGCGGACCCTGCGGTCGTCGGCGTCTCGTCGAGCGCGGCGCTGGGCGCCGTCGCGGCGATCGTCTTGCTGTCCGCCAGCGCGCCGCTGGTCATCTTCGCCTGCGCGATGCTCGCCGCGTGCGGATCGATGCTGCTGCTGGCAGGCCTCGCGTGGCGCGCCGACAGCGCAGTCGCCTTCATCCTCGCCGGCACCGTCCTCGCCAGCCTGAGCGGCGCGCTCACTGCCTTCCTGATCTCGATCGCCCCCAATCCCTTCGCCACCGCCGAGATCATCGACTGGATCATGGGTTCGCTGACCGATCGCAGCTTCGCCGAGGTCGAGCTTGCACTGCCCTTCATCGCGATCGGCTGCGCGCTGCTCCTCTGCACCGGCCGCGCGCTCGACGCGCTGACGCTGGGCGAGGATGCCGCCCGCTCGCTCGGAGTCCGGCTGGCGCGCACCCAGCTGCTGATCGTGCTCGGCACCGGCCTCGCGGTCGGCGCCAGCGTTGCGGTGACCGGGGTAGTCGGGTTCGTCGGGCTGATCGTCCCGCATCTGCTGCGCCCGCTGACCGGGGCCAGGCCCTCGGCCCTCCTGCTCCCCAGCGCGCTGGGCGGCGCGGCGCTGACGCTCGCGGCGGACAGCCTCGTCCGGCTCGGCCCCGGCGCGTCGGAGATCCGGCTCGGCGTGGCGATGGCGCTGCTCGGCACGCCCTTCTTCTTCGTCCTGCTGCTGCGGATGCGGAGGTGGGCATGGAGCTGACCGTCCGCGACCTCAGCGTGAGCCTGGGCAACCGCCGCGTGCTCGAGGGAGTCGACGCCAGCTTCCAGCCGGGCCGCGTCACCGCGATCCTCGGCGCCAACGGATCGGGCAAATCGACGCTTGTCCGCACGCTCGCGGGGCTGCTCGACGCCGATGCCGGCCATGTGAGGCTAGGCACGCGGCACATGGGCCGGATCGAGCCGCGCGAGCGGGCACGGCTGATCGGCTACCTGCCGCAGGACCCGGTGGTGCATTGGAACCTGGCGGTGCGCGAACTGGTCGCGCTCGGCCGCCTCCCCCACCGCTCGCCCTTTGCTGGCAGGTCGAACGAAGACGCCGAGGCGATCGGGGCGGCGATGGCCGCCACCGACACCTTCCCCCTCGCCGATCGCGGCACCGACCAGCTTTCGGGCGGCGAGCGCGCGCGCGTCCTGCTGGCGCGGGTACTGGCCGGCGCGCCGCAGTGGCTGCTCGCCGACGAGCCGCTGGCAAGCCTCGATCCGGTCCACCAGCTGGCCCTGCTCGATCAGCTCCGCGCGCTCGCCGCGTCGGGGATGGGGGTGGTGATCGTCCTCCACGATCTGATCCAGGCCGCGCGCGCCGCCGACGATGTGCTGCTGCTGAAAGGCGGCAAGGTCGTGGCGTTCGGAACCGCCGCCGAGGCCTTGTCGCACCAGCCGCTCCGCGAGGCGTTCGGCGTCGAGGTGATGGTCATCCCCGACGAGCAAGGTCGTCTCCTCCCGGTACCGATCGGTCGCTCGAAGGGCTGACAGCGGCGTCGCGCTGTGCGACGCAAGATAATTACAGGAAGGCGATTCGCGCCTCGAACCCCGGGGGAGACCATCATGCGCATCGCGGCGACCCGCCTGTTCCTGTTCCTTGCGGCGTCGATGCTGCTGGTCCGCGCCGATGCGATGGCCCAGAGCGCCGGGGTGCCGGCAAAGCGCATCGCCCTCACCTTCGACGATGCTCCCCGCGCGCCCGGCGCCTTCCTCACGCCCGACGAACGCGGCAAGCGGCTGCTCGCGGCGCTCAGGGCGGCGGGCGTTCGCCAGGTCGCCTTCTTCGTCAATCCGGGCGCTGTGAAGGGCGAGGCCGATACCGCGCGGCTGTCAGGCTATGCCGCGGCCGGCCATGTCCTCGCCAATCACAGCTTCACTCACCCGCACCTGAAATCGACCGACGCCGCCGCCTATCTCGCCGACATCGACAAGGCCGAGACCTGGCTGAAGGGCCGCCCCGGCTATCGCCCCTGGTTCCGCTTCCCATTCCTCGACGAAGGCGGGCCCGACAAGGCCAAGCGCGATGCGGTGCGCGCCGGGCTCAAGGCGCGCGGGCTGCAGAACGGCTATGTCACCGTCGACGGCTCGGACTGGAACATGGAGCAGCTAACGATCGACGCGGTGAAGGCCGGCAAGACGATCGACCGGGCAGCGCTGCGCGACCTCTATGTCGAGACGCATGTGGAATCGGCCAATTTCGCGCACGGGCTGATGCAGCAGGCGATCGGCCGAGCTCCCGCGCAGGTGATGCTCCTCCACGAAACCGACCTCGCCGCACTCTATATCGGCGACCTGATCGCGGCGCTGCGCAAGGATGGCTGGGAGATCATCTCCCCCGACCGCGCCTATGCCGACCCGATCCACGAAGCGATGCCCGACACCCCCTGGGCCGCCGGCACGCTCACCGAGGCGCTGGCCTGGGAGAAGAAGCTGCCCGCGCCGCGTTGGTATGCGCGCAACGACACCAAGATCGCCAACGCGCTGTTCGCGGCGCGCGTATTGCACCAAGAGGCCCAATGACCCAGTTCGAACTCACCGACGAGCAGCGCCAGATCCAGGAGATGGCGCGCGCCTTCACCGCCGACGCCATCACCCCGCATGCGGCGGAATGGGACGAAAAGCATATCTTCCCGCGCGAGACGATCCGCGCCGCGGCCGAACTCGGCTTCGCCTCGATCTACGTCTCCGAAGAGAGCGGCGGGATCGGGCTCGGGCGGCTCGAATCGGCGCTGATCATGGAGGCGATGGCCTATGGCTGTCCCTCGACCAGCGCGTTCATCTCGATCCACAACATGGCCGCCTGGATGATCGATCGCTTCGGCGCGCAGGCGGTGAAGGACAAATATCTGCCGTCGCTGATCACCATGGACAAGCTCGCCAGCTATTGCCTGACCGAGCCGGGCTCGGGCTCCGACGCGGCGGCGCTCAAGACGCGCGCGGTGAAGGACGGCGACGACTATCTCGTCACCGGCACCAAGCAGTTCATCTCGGGCGGCGGCGAGAATGAGATCTATGTCACGATGGTCCGCACCGGCGAGGAGGGGCCCAAGGGCATTTCCTGCCTCGTGATCGAGAAGGACATGCAAGGCGTCAGCTTCGGCGCGCAGGAGCGCAAGCTGGGCTGGCATTCGCAGCCCACTGCGCAGGTCAATCTCGACAATGTCCGCGTGCCGGCGGAGAATCTGGTCGGTGCCGAGGGCGAGGGGTTCCGCATCGCGATGATGGGGCTCGACGGCGGCCGGCTGAATATCGGCGCATGCTCGCTGGGCGGCGCGCAACGCTGCCTGGACGAGGCGATCGCCTATACCAAGGATCGCCAGCAGTTCGGCAAGGCCATCGCCGACTTCCAGAATACCCAGTTCACGCTGGCGGACATGGACACCGAGCTCCAGGCGGCGCGCGCCTTGCTCTATCTCGCCGCAGCGAAGGTCACGGCCAATGCGCCGGACAAGACCCGCTTCGCGGCGATGGCCAAGCGCTTCGCGACCGACACCGGCTCGTCGGTGGTCGATCGCGCGCTGCAGCTGCATGGCGGCTATGGCTATCTGATGGACTATCCGATCGAACGCTTCTGGCGCGATCTGCGGGTGCATTCGATTCTTGAGGGGACGAACCAGGTGATGCGGATGATCGTCGGGCGCGAGCTGGTGCGGCAGTGATGACCGACGTCCTGACCCTCACCGAAGGCCAGATCGGCCGCATCCGCCTGAACCGCCCCAAGGCGCTCCACGCGCTCAACAGCGCGATGTGCGCCGAGATGCTCGAAGCCCTCGGCAACTGGCGCGACGACCCCGCGGTCGAGGCCGTGCTGATCGACCATGCCGAGGGCCGCGGTTTCTGCGCCGGGGGCGACATCCGCATGATCGCCGACAGCGGCGCGGCGGACGGGGCTGCGGCGCGCGATTTCTTCCGGGTGGAATATCAGCTCAACCACCGGCTGTTCACTTACGCCAAGCCGGTCGTCGCCTTCATGGACGGGATCACGATGGGCGGCGGCGTCGGCATCGCGATGCCCGCCCGGTTCCGCGTCGCGACCGAAAACACCCGCTTTGCGATGCCCGAGACCGGGATCGGGCTGTTCCCCGACGTCGGCGGCGGCTGGTATCTCTCGCGGCTGCCGGGCAAGATGGGCGCGTTTGTCGCGCTGACCGGCGCCCGGCTGAACGGCGGCGAATGCCTGGCGCTCGGGCTGGCCACGCATTTTCTGCCTGCCGAGCGGCTGGAGGAGGCCAAGAGCCGAATCGCTGCCGATCCGCGGACGATTGCCGAAATCCTCGATTCGCTTGCTGCCCCTGCGCCCGAAGCCGCGATCCTGTCCCACAGCACCGACATCGATCGGCTGTTCGCCGGCGAGAGGTTCGAAGAGATCCTTGCCGCACTCGAGGAAGACGGCGGCGAATGGGCGCAGCAGCAGCGCACCACGCTGCGCACCAAATCGCCGCAGGCGTGCAAGGTCTCGCTCCACCTGCTCCAGCAGGCGCGGCACATGCCGACCTTCGAGGACGAGATGCGCCAGGAATATGCCGTCGCGACCCGCGTCGTGCAGCGCCCAGACTTCGCCGAGGGCGTCCGCGCCGTCATCATCGACAAGGACAATGCCCCCCGCTGGCAGCCCGCCACCCCCGAGGGCGTCAGCGACCATGTCATCGACCAGATTTTCGCCCCCCTGCCCGAGGCAGAGGCCTGGGCACCGGCCTGACCCACCGCCGTCATCCCGGCGAAAGCCGGGATCCAGAGCCACGAAGGACGTCACTTGCGACCCTGGATCCCGGCTTGCGCCGGGATGACGAAGAAAAGGATTTGAGATGAGCTACGAAACCATCCTCGTCGAGCAGAAGGGCGCCGTGACGCTCGTCACGCTCAACCGCCCGCAGGCGCTCAACGCGCTGAACTCGCAGATCCTGAGCGAATTGCTCGAAGCGATGCGCGCGTTCGACACCGATCCGTCGCAGGGCTGCGCGGTGATCACCGGCAGCGAGAAGGCCTTCGCCGCGGGCGCCGACATCAAGGAGATGCAGGCCCAGGGCTTCGCCGACATGTACGGGCATGATTTCTTCGCCGGCTGGGACGCGTTCACCCGCACGCGCAAGCCGATCATCGCCGCGGTCTCGGGCTATGCGTTGGGCGGCGGCTGCGAGCTGGCGATGATGTGCGACTTCATCCTGGCGGCGGACAGCGCCAGGTTCGGCCAGCCCGAGATCAAGCTGGGCGTCTCGCCCGGCATGGGCGGATCGCAGCGGCTTACGCGTGCCGTCGGCAAGTCCAAGGCGATGGAGATGGTGCTCACCGGCCGGATGATGGACGCGGCCGAGGCCGAGCGCGCCGGGCTGGTCAGTCGCGTGCTGCCCGCCGCCGACCTGCTTGACGACGCGCTCAAGACCGCGGCCACGATCGCCGCGATGGCGCCGCTGGCGGCCAAGGCGAACAAGGAAATGGTCGACGCCGCGTACGAGACGGGGCTGACACAGGGCGTCCAGTTCGAGCGCCGGCTGTTCCACGCGCTCTTCGGCACCGCCGACCAGAAGGAAGGCATGGCCGCCTTCGTCGAGAAGCGCCCGGGCCAGTGGACGGGCAAATGACCGGGCTTTAACCGCCTGTTTGCTCTCCCACGTGCAAGATAAGCGCATGCGCACGCTCATCCTGCTCCTCGCCCTCGCCGCCCCTGCTGCCGCCCAGCAGCAGCGCGCGCCCTTCGTCATCGCCGAAACCGGCCAGGGCTTCGCCACGATCGACGAGGCGGTGACTGCCGTGCGCGACGATACCGCGACGATCCTGATCGCGCCGGGCACCTATCGCCAATGCACCGTCCAGGCCGGCGGCAAGATCACCTTCAAGGCGGTCCAGCCCGGCACCGCGATCTTCGAATCGGAGACCTGCGAGGACAAGGCCGCCTTCGTCCTGCGCGGGCGCGGCTCGACGGTCGATGGCATCGTCTTCCGCGGCTATAGCGTCAATGACGGCAACGGCGCCGGCATCCGCATCGAGATGGGCGACCTGACCGTCACCAATACGATGTTCCTCGACAGCCAGGAAGGCATTCTCGGCGGCGGTCATCCCAGCACGCGCAACATCACGATCGATCGCTCGACCTTCTCGGGCCTCGGCCAGTGCGAGACCGAGAATTGCAGCCATTCCATCTATCTCGGCTTCAACGGCCGAGTGACGATCACCCGCTCGCGCTTCGACCGCGGCACCGGCGGCCATTATGTCAAACTGCGCGTGCCCGACGTCCAGATCGCCGACAACAGCTTCGACGACAGCGGCGGCAAGGGCACCAATTACATGATCGACCTCTCCGAAGGCGCGAGCGGGCTGATCACCCGCAACGTCTTCGTCCAGGGCCGCAACAAGGAGAACAATTCAGGCCTGATCGTGGTGGCGCCCGAGGGGAAGACCTATTCGTCCGCGGGCCTGCGCGTCGAGGGCAACAGCGCGACGATGGCGCCGGGCGCGACGGGCAACCCGGCGTTCGTCGCGGACCTGAGCGGCCAGCAGTTCGCGGTTTCCAATAACCAGCTCGGGCCCGGCATGCGGATGTTCGAGCGGCGGCGGTAAGCCTTGGGCCCGCCTTCGACCCAAACCGTCATCCCGGCGAAAGCCGGGATCCAGAGCCAGGCAGTGCGTCGCTTGTGAACCTGGATCCCGGCTTTCGCCGGGATGACGATTTTGAGGCGGGTTCGCTCAGCCGCCTGGGGCCCCAAAGTCAGCCACACGTCGTCCCCGGCCCCGCATCCAGGTCCAGGCACCGCCCGTCGATCACCACCGGCACCTTGAGCCCGATCAGCCCCGCCAGCGTCGGCGCGATGTCGACCGTCTCCACCGACAGCGGCTGCTCGAAGCCGGTCATCCCCTTGCGCCAGAACAGGATCGGCACGCGGCGGTCATAATCCCAGAAGCTGCCATGCGTCGCGACATAGCCGGGGCCCGGCACCGGGATCGGCGTCACCCGCGGGCGCAGCGCCACCACCAGATCGCCCGAGCGTCCCGGAAAATAGCTCGCCTTGGCGCGATCGAGCATCGACCAGGTCTCGGGCGGGCCCTTGGGCGCGGGCGCGGCCTGGATCTGCGCGGCGGTGTAGACGCCGTAAACCTGGGGATGCGCGCCGAAGCGCTGGATCGCCTCGGCCTGCACCGCGGCGCGCTGCGCCTTCGTCAGCGTGCGATCGATATAGACGTCGCCGAACGTGCCGCCGACCAGCACCGGATCGGCGCGGCCCATCCGCGCGGCGATCTCCTTGCCGATCGCGCCGGCACTGAAGGTGCGGTCGACGCGCTGGGCATCGGGGGCAGCATGATCGCGCTGGCGCTCGGGCATGTCGTTGCCGCCATGATCGGCGGTGAGCGCGACGGCATAATCGACGCCGCTCTCGTCCAGCGACGCGAACAATTTGCCAAGCGAACGATCGAGTGCGAACATCTGGAGGCACATCTCGCTGCCCTCGGTGCCCAGGCTGTGGCCGATGTAATCGGTGGCCGAGGCGCCGACGATGAGCAGATCGGTCTGCGGCCCCTGCCCCAGCTTCATCGCGTCGGCGAGCCCGGCGCCGAGCGCCAGGATCGATTCGTCGAATTCGGGCGAGGCGCGGAAGGCGCGCGCGTCGCCTGCGGCGCGGGCGAAGCGGCCGTCGCCGATCCGCATCGTCGGGGTCACTGCGATCGCCCGGCTGCGCGCCTGGCAGAAAGGCGGCATCTCCATCGGTTCCTGCGCCTGCGCGATCCGCGCGGCGATGCCCGCCTTCATCTGCGTGACCGGGGCAGGCTCGGCGCGGCCGGCGTAGGAGGCCAGCTGCTTGCCGTCCCACCACCAGAGCTCGTCGACCTTGTGGCCGCCCATCATCACCGCGGCGCGATCCTTGCCCGCGACCGATACGACGCGGGTGGCCGGGTTCACCGCCTTCATCCATTCGCCGAGTGTCGGCACCTTCAGATGCACGTCCGAGACGGTATATTTGGAAGAGCTGCTGCCGGCGATGCTCTCATCCTCGGCGCAGTAAATGGTCTTGTCCGCACGCTCCGCGCCGAGATCGGTCCAGTCGTTGGCGACGATGCCGCTGCGCGAGGGGCGCGCGCCGGTCAGGATCGTCGAATGGCCGGGGCAGGTCTCGGTCGCGGCGTGGCTCTGATAGCCCGAGGGGAACACCCCGCCGCTCAGCAGCCGTGCGAAGCCGCCGCTGAACTGGCCGCGATATTCGGCGAACAGATCGGCGGAGAGCTGGTCGACAGAGATCACCACGAGCAGCTTGGGCGCGGGCCGCGGGGCCGCCGCGGGGACTTCCTGCGCAACGGCCGGGGTGGCCGCGAGCAGCGCCAATCCGGCCGCGAGGGAAAATGCTAGCTTCATGGGGGCACTCCGGTGTCGAGAAAGCGTAGGCCAGCTATTGTCGATTGGCCGTTCCTGGGCAAGGACGGGCCATGGCCTGGCTTCGTTACCTGTTGATGTCGCTCGCTGCGTGGCTGACCCTGGGCAGCGCCGCGGCGCAGGCGCCGCATGTCCGCATCGAACTGGTCGCCGAGACCGATCGCCCCGCGCCCGGCAGCGAGGTCGCCCTGGCATTCGCGGCGACCCCGGAGAAAGGCTGGCACGCCTATTGGCAGAATCCGGGCGACGCGGGGCTGCCGGCGCGCGCCGAATGGAACCTGCCCGCCGGCGCAAGCGCGGGGGACATCC encodes:
- a CDS encoding methyl-accepting chemotaxis protein, translated to MQSAPLVSVEPQSTPQIRLSRSEAAPVRLTLQDSLFQAVESFNADIDLRLIPVVDEDQRPIGAIFEKDVRKLLLNPFGHALLQNPSYGHGVRQHVRACPTAEISLRASEIVAQYRASNGSEGMILTRGGQLHAILSNRRLMHIAADTERATSAARIARAERIEVASENFEAQVTALSRAMTALSEQIEHSAAATAERAADTGDRAIAVASAASQTSLNISEIADRGRDLAGSLGMIARSSAEAKAAAATASNLVAAGSERTRELLRSAQTIDSVIGLIGEIARQVNLLALNATIEAARAGEAGRGFTVVANEVKLLSSQTGTAAARIARHVDEIRIGIDEVALGHAQVERAIEAMAALAGGVESAVAAQEVATRTIARNVEEAVDASTGIRHDVEAIGGTSRAASASAGDMETLSLRLRDGAGALAGQLDFFLAELRAA
- a CDS encoding ABC transporter substrate-binding protein, giving the protein MSLLLPALSKALRTGPVLLCLLAAACADQPPRGGGIVSTNPCADAMLVELVPHDRIASISHYSADPAATSIDLALARRFRTNAGTAEEIIAMRPDLVVASAFTSPSTREAFARAGMKTLYLDSPVTIDASKKQVRELAAAVGAIAAGQAMIARIDHALAATSPSGPQVPALLWIGGNLVSGGGTLLHEMMVKAGFSDHAAHYGLQNTGYLPIEHVLIDPPRVMLVPDAAGRDADSRAAQMRAWAIARSNAKVHQAHFPRSLANCGGPVIAKAMTRLAEVRREVGE
- a CDS encoding enoyl-CoA hydratase; translated protein: MSYETILVEQKGAVTLVTLNRPQALNALNSQILSELLEAMRAFDTDPSQGCAVITGSEKAFAAGADIKEMQAQGFADMYGHDFFAGWDAFTRTRKPIIAAVSGYALGGGCELAMMCDFILAADSARFGQPEIKLGVSPGMGGSQRLTRAVGKSKAMEMVLTGRMMDAAEAERAGLVSRVLPAADLLDDALKTAATIAAMAPLAAKANKEMVDAAYETGLTQGVQFERRLFHALFGTADQKEGMAAFVEKRPGQWTGK
- a CDS encoding ABC transporter ATP-binding protein — protein: MELTVRDLSVSLGNRRVLEGVDASFQPGRVTAILGANGSGKSTLVRTLAGLLDADAGHVRLGTRHMGRIEPRERARLIGYLPQDPVVHWNLAVRELVALGRLPHRSPFAGRSNEDAEAIGAAMAATDTFPLADRGTDQLSGGERARVLLARVLAGAPQWLLADEPLASLDPVHQLALLDQLRALAASGMGVVIVLHDLIQAARAADDVLLLKGGKVVAFGTAAEALSHQPLREAFGVEVMVIPDEQGRLLPVPIGRSKG
- a CDS encoding acyl-CoA dehydrogenase family protein; its protein translation is MTQFELTDEQRQIQEMARAFTADAITPHAAEWDEKHIFPRETIRAAAELGFASIYVSEESGGIGLGRLESALIMEAMAYGCPSTSAFISIHNMAAWMIDRFGAQAVKDKYLPSLITMDKLASYCLTEPGSGSDAAALKTRAVKDGDDYLVTGTKQFISGGGENEIYVTMVRTGEEGPKGISCLVIEKDMQGVSFGAQERKLGWHSQPTAQVNLDNVRVPAENLVGAEGEGFRIAMMGLDGGRLNIGACSLGGAQRCLDEAIAYTKDRQQFGKAIADFQNTQFTLADMDTELQAARALLYLAAAKVTANAPDKTRFAAMAKRFATDTGSSVVDRALQLHGGYGYLMDYPIERFWRDLRVHSILEGTNQVMRMIVGRELVRQ
- a CDS encoding enoyl-CoA hydratase/isomerase family protein produces the protein MTDVLTLTEGQIGRIRLNRPKALHALNSAMCAEMLEALGNWRDDPAVEAVLIDHAEGRGFCAGGDIRMIADSGAADGAAARDFFRVEYQLNHRLFTYAKPVVAFMDGITMGGGVGIAMPARFRVATENTRFAMPETGIGLFPDVGGGWYLSRLPGKMGAFVALTGARLNGGECLALGLATHFLPAERLEEAKSRIAADPRTIAEILDSLAAPAPEAAILSHSTDIDRLFAGERFEEILAALEEDGGEWAQQQRTTLRTKSPQACKVSLHLLQQARHMPTFEDEMRQEYAVATRVVQRPDFAEGVRAVIIDKDNAPRWQPATPEGVSDHVIDQIFAPLPEAEAWAPA
- a CDS encoding alkaline phosphatase family protein translates to MKLAFSLAAGLALLAATPAVAQEVPAAAPRPAPKLLVVISVDQLSADLFAEYRGQFSGGFARLLSGGVFPSGYQSHAATETCPGHSTILTGARPSRSGIVANDWTDLGAERADKTIYCAEDESIAGSSSSKYTVSDVHLKVPTLGEWMKAVNPATRVVSVAGKDRAAVMMGGHKVDELWWWDGKQLASYAGRAEPAPVTQMKAGIAARIAQAQEPMEMPPFCQARSRAIAVTPTMRIGDGRFARAAGDARAFRASPEFDESILALGAGLADAMKLGQGPQTDLLIVGASATDYIGHSLGTEGSEMCLQMFALDRSLGKLFASLDESGVDYAVALTADHGGNDMPERQRDHAAPDAQRVDRTFSAGAIGKEIAARMGRADPVLVGGTFGDVYIDRTLTKAQRAAVQAEAIQRFGAHPQVYGVYTAAQIQAAPAPKGPPETWSMLDRAKASYFPGRSGDLVVALRPRVTPIPVPGPGYVATHGSFWDYDRRVPILFWRKGMTGFEQPLSVETVDIAPTLAGLIGLKVPVVIDGRCLDLDAGPGTTCG
- a CDS encoding polysaccharide deacetylase family protein, encoding MRIAATRLFLFLAASMLLVRADAMAQSAGVPAKRIALTFDDAPRAPGAFLTPDERGKRLLAALRAAGVRQVAFFVNPGAVKGEADTARLSGYAAAGHVLANHSFTHPHLKSTDAAAYLADIDKAETWLKGRPGYRPWFRFPFLDEGGPDKAKRDAVRAGLKARGLQNGYVTVDGSDWNMEQLTIDAVKAGKTIDRAALRDLYVETHVESANFAHGLMQQAIGRAPAQVMLLHETDLAALYIGDLIAALRKDGWEIISPDRAYADPIHEAMPDTPWAAGTLTEALAWEKKLPAPRWYARNDTKIANALFAARVLHQEAQ
- a CDS encoding FecCD family ABC transporter permease, with amino-acid sequence MNRPLLLTTLAALVALLFAGSLMAGKAWVPFDAWFSADPRWWIIAELRLPRAILGLAIGAALGLTGAVLQGYLRNPLADPAVVGVSSSAALGAVAAIVLLSASAPLVIFACAMLAACGSMLLLAGLAWRADSAVAFILAGTVLASLSGALTAFLISIAPNPFATAEIIDWIMGSLTDRSFAEVELALPFIAIGCALLLCTGRALDALTLGEDAARSLGVRLARTQLLIVLGTGLAVGASVAVTGVVGFVGLIVPHLLRPLTGARPSALLLPSALGGAALTLAADSLVRLGPGASEIRLGVAMALLGTPFFFVLLLRMRRWAWS
- a CDS encoding right-handed parallel beta-helix repeat-containing protein, with the protein product MRTLILLLALAAPAAAQQQRAPFVIAETGQGFATIDEAVTAVRDDTATILIAPGTYRQCTVQAGGKITFKAVQPGTAIFESETCEDKAAFVLRGRGSTVDGIVFRGYSVNDGNGAGIRIEMGDLTVTNTMFLDSQEGILGGGHPSTRNITIDRSTFSGLGQCETENCSHSIYLGFNGRVTITRSRFDRGTGGHYVKLRVPDVQIADNSFDDSGGKGTNYMIDLSEGASGLITRNVFVQGRNKENNSGLIVVAPEGKTYSSAGLRVEGNSATMAPGATGNPAFVADLSGQQFAVSNNQLGPGMRMFERRR